In a single window of the Phocoena sinus isolate mPhoSin1 chromosome 7, mPhoSin1.pri, whole genome shotgun sequence genome:
- the LOC116757126 gene encoding protein FAM71A-like, producing the protein MSGDSLLPYHTAQSSTGVGLFNTTTGKLQQQLRKGECDMFKDAPVFESDFIQITKRGDLLDVYNCVCMVTVGITSSSPVLPLPDTTLLARWATGCEEHAEHSQAAKGKSHEAAKTLELTRLLPLTLVGISTHNREKQQLRVKFATGRSWYLQLCAPLDAQEDLFTSWEELIYLLRPPVESHSRTYAVPAWDMIGLPVFEEQDDGRSPAVEDFQGKWDQDQVSICSLHTCSELAGATSAAFAGGEGIQLDSHKPDTMPDVATAKAKPTVLGKVSASRATTKVETAGVAGGTAVGALSMAVIKSPAPEEQSTATAATASNGPGGSKTNIATGGTARTSLRSRKTVLRTIQGYASSTSTSLSPEAGMTVVGAESTGKTVEGRADEEDEGTLISTLPQEGKVSEQDGSSQRVSQARKGRRERREHWGEDRALTSPSLCSSVESHHKAAGNKTIQKAAGPCSGGRRATRDDQKDKGHGSPGGSEQGTAHKGISRAPITNESRTSHKSGRSLSTVSSGPTTERLSRISSFFRNVRASLTTKTVASSRDKYVSILAKPVEGTRMEAIVETAESGQGLEITGGVTSETVEPVTVEAHQ; encoded by the exons ATGAGTGGGGACTCTCTGCTCCCGTATCACACGGCCCAGAGCAGCACCGGGGTGGGCCTGTTCAACACCACCACGGGGAAGCTGCAGCAGCAACTGCGCAAGGGCGAATGCGACATGTTCAAGGACGCCCCGGTATTCGAGAGCGACTTCATCCAGATCACGAAGAGGGGAGACCTGCTTGACGTGTACAACTGTGTCTGCATGGTGACCGTGGGCATCACATCCAGCAGCCCCGTCCTCCCACTCCCAGACACCACGCTGCTGGCCCGATGGGCCACCGGCTGTGAAGAGCACGCTGAGCACAGCCAGGCCGCCAAGGGCAAGAGCCACGAGGCTGCAAAGACCTTAGAGCTCACCAGGCTCCTTCCCTTGACGCTCGTGGGCATCTCCACTCACAATCGTGAGAAACAACAGCTGCGCGTGAAGTTTGCCACTGGCCGCTCCTGGTACCTGCAGCTGTGTGCCCCTCTGGACGCGCAGGAAGACCTCTTCACCTCTTGGGAAGAGCTGATTTACCTCCTGCGACCACCAGTGGAGAGTCACAGCCGCACCTATGCCGTTCCAGCCTGGGACATGATCGGCCTGCCTGTGTTCGAGGAGCAGGACGACGGCAGGAGCCCGGCAGTGGAGGATTTCCAAGGAAAGTGGGATCAGGACCAGGTGAGCATCTGCAGCCTCCACACGTGCTCTGAGCTGGCCGGGGCCACGTCTGCCGCTTTTGCTGGGGGGGAGGGGATCCAACTGGACTCCCACAAGCCCGATACCATGCCCGATGTGGCCACTGCAAAAGCAAAACCTACAGTGCTTGGCAAAGTGTCAGCATCGCGGGCAACGACCAAAGTGGAGACAGCAGGGGTGGCAGGAGGCACCGCAGTGGGTGCTTTGAGCATGGCAGTGATCAAATCTCCTGCCCCTGAAGAGCAGAGCACGGCCACAGCAGCCACAGCCAGCAACGGTCCAGGAGGAAGCAAAACCAACATAGCCACTGGGGGCACTGCCAGAACATCCCTGAGGAGCAGGAAAACGGTGCTGCGAACAATTCAGG GGTATGCTTCCAGCACATCCACCAGCCTCTCCCCAGAGGCCGGCATGACTGTGGTCGGAGCAGAATCTACCGGCAAGACTGTTGAAGGAAGAGCCGACGAGGAGGACGAGGGGACCCTCATCTCAACCTTGCCACAGGAAGGCAAAGTGAGTGAACAGGATGGCAGCTCACAGAGGGTGTCCCAGGCCCgcaagggaagaagggagagaagggagcacTGGGGAGAGGACAGAGCTCTTACGAGCCCCTCGCTCTGCAGTTCAGTGGAAAGCCACCACAAGGCAGCAGGGAACAAGACCATCCAGAAAGCAGCTGGCCCGTGCTCAGGCGGCCGCAGAGCCACTAGAGATGACCAAAAGGACAAAGGCCACGGCAGCCCAGGGGGCAGCGAGCAGGGCACTGCTCACAAAGGCATCAGCCGTGCTCCCATCACCAACGAGTCCAGGACCTCGCACAAATCGGGCAGGAGCTTATCTACAGTGAGTTCAGGTCCCACCACCGAGAGACTCAGCAGGATCAGCTCTTTCTTCAGGAACGTCAGAGCCAGTCTTACTACAAAGACAGTGGCCTCCTCACGTGATAAATATGTGAGCATCCTGGCGAAGCCAGTGGAAGGGACCCGAATGGAGGCCATCGTAGAGACAGCAGAGagtggccaggggctggagatCACTGGAGGTGTGACATCTGAGACCGTGGAGCCAGTGACGGTTGAAGCCCATCAATAG